The Acidimicrobiales bacterium genome includes a window with the following:
- a CDS encoding ABC transporter ATP-binding protein, with amino-acid sequence MTTILSARAVRKIYRTGSQEVEALRGVDLDISQGELVTVMGPSGNGKTTLLNCLSGLDDIDDGTVSIDGVDIHRMSDAKRTAHRAARMGFIFQAFNLVPVLSARENVELPLLVNGIRPKQARLKAQLVLDRVGLAERATHRPTELSGGEQQRVAIARALVSEPAIVWADEPTGNLDSQTAEAVLDVLHEAHQGGQTLVLVTHDRGIGASGTRLVQVRDGRVVYDGSPSILHADQDDGHGHGSGDTRRPTAAVG; translated from the coding sequence ATGACCACGATCCTGTCCGCGCGCGCCGTTCGGAAGATCTACCGGACCGGCTCGCAGGAGGTGGAGGCCCTGCGGGGCGTCGACCTCGACATCAGCCAGGGTGAGCTGGTGACCGTGATGGGCCCGTCGGGCAACGGCAAGACCACCCTGCTCAACTGCCTCTCGGGACTCGACGACATCGACGACGGCACCGTCAGCATCGACGGCGTCGACATCCACCGCATGTCCGACGCCAAGCGCACCGCCCACCGGGCCGCCCGCATGGGCTTCATCTTCCAGGCCTTCAACCTCGTGCCCGTGCTGTCGGCCCGGGAGAACGTGGAGCTGCCGCTGCTGGTCAACGGCATCCGCCCCAAGCAGGCCCGCCTGAAGGCGCAGCTCGTGCTCGACCGCGTCGGGCTCGCCGAGCGCGCCACCCACCGCCCCACCGAGCTGTCCGGCGGCGAGCAGCAGCGCGTCGCCATCGCCCGGGCGCTGGTCAGCGAGCCCGCCATCGTGTGGGCCGACGAGCCGACCGGCAACCTCGACAGCCAGACCGCCGAGGCCGTGCTCGACGTCCTCCACGAGGCCCACCAGGGCGGCCAGACGCTGGTGCTCGTGACCCACGACCGTGGGATCGGGGCGTCGGGCACCCGCCTCGTGCAGGTGCGCGACGGCCGGGTCGTCTACGACGGCTCCCCGTCGATCCTCCACGCCGACCAGGACGACGGCCACGGCCACGGCAGCGGTGACACCCGCAGGCCGACGGCGGCGGTCGGATGA
- a CDS encoding RecQ family ATP-dependent DNA helicase: protein MESGVAEKILQELTGGAASAFRPGQAEAIDLLVNSRSRVLVVQKTGWGKSAVYFIATRLLREQGAGPTVLLSPLLSLMRNQLQMAARIGLVARRIDSTNAEQWNTITDEIAAGEVDLLLISPERLGNDRFRQAIMPELARHIGLIVVDEAHCISDWGHDFRPDYRRIGRVLGMLPRSVPVLCTTATANDRVVADIDSQLGGMETIRGPLDRASLALAVVALPRQAERLAWLAEMVPRLPGAGIVYCLTVDDTERVAGWLRSRGIEAVAYHGQQEDELRVTSEEDLLSNGVKALVATSALGMGFDKPDLGFVVHYQSPGSAIAYYQQVGRAGRALDRADAVLLLGHEDQRIQDHFITTAFPPQATAVAVVDLLERSGEPVSPVEIERHVNVRHTVLENMLKVLEVDGAVERVQGRWRRTLQEWAYDDARAERVTALRRREQAAMQDYGLTERCRMAYLREQLDDPPSGPCGRCDNCSGRRMDLTLDASLVAAATDYLRRRPVVVEPRRRWIAGGSDRRGAIPADVQVGEGRALSRLGDGGWGDVVRRSKDEKDRYPDELVRAAARAVEQWAPEPRPAWLTCVPSASGRGDLWDFAQRLASELRLPLEDVVRRQRPSLPQKEMANSAQQLRNVSGAFALAGPPPSGPVLLLDDTVDSRWTLTVVGVALREAGSGPVHPFVLAKA, encoded by the coding sequence ATGGAATCGGGTGTGGCAGAGAAGATCCTGCAGGAGCTCACCGGTGGAGCGGCGTCCGCGTTCCGACCGGGCCAGGCCGAGGCGATCGACCTGCTGGTCAACTCCAGGAGCCGGGTGCTCGTCGTGCAGAAGACCGGGTGGGGCAAGAGCGCGGTGTACTTCATCGCCACGCGGCTGCTGCGGGAGCAGGGCGCCGGCCCCACCGTGCTGCTGTCGCCGCTGCTGTCCCTGATGCGCAACCAGCTGCAGATGGCGGCCCGGATCGGGCTGGTGGCGCGCCGGATCGACAGCACCAACGCCGAGCAGTGGAACACGATCACCGACGAGATCGCCGCCGGCGAGGTCGACCTGTTGCTCATCTCGCCCGAGCGCCTGGGGAACGACCGGTTCCGGCAGGCGATCATGCCCGAGCTCGCGCGGCACATCGGCCTCATCGTCGTCGACGAAGCCCATTGCATCAGCGACTGGGGCCACGACTTCCGGCCCGACTACCGCCGGATCGGCCGCGTGCTCGGGATGCTGCCACGCTCCGTCCCGGTCCTCTGCACCACCGCGACCGCCAACGACCGGGTGGTCGCGGACATCGACAGCCAGCTCGGCGGTATGGAGACCATCCGCGGGCCACTCGACCGGGCGTCGCTCGCCCTGGCCGTCGTGGCGCTGCCGCGGCAGGCCGAGCGGCTCGCGTGGCTGGCCGAGATGGTGCCGCGGCTGCCCGGTGCCGGGATCGTCTACTGCCTCACGGTCGACGACACCGAACGGGTCGCCGGGTGGCTGCGGTCCCGGGGGATCGAGGCGGTCGCCTATCACGGTCAACAGGAAGACGAGCTCCGGGTCACCTCGGAGGAGGACCTCCTGAGCAACGGTGTGAAGGCGCTGGTGGCCACCTCCGCGCTCGGCATGGGCTTCGACAAGCCGGACCTCGGCTTCGTCGTCCACTACCAGAGCCCCGGATCGGCGATCGCCTACTACCAGCAGGTCGGCCGGGCCGGGAGGGCACTCGACCGGGCCGATGCCGTGCTGCTGCTGGGTCACGAGGACCAACGCATCCAGGACCACTTCATCACCACGGCCTTCCCGCCGCAGGCGACGGCTGTCGCGGTCGTCGACCTCCTGGAGCGCAGCGGCGAACCGGTCTCCCCGGTGGAGATCGAGCGCCACGTCAACGTCCGTCACACCGTGCTCGAGAACATGCTCAAGGTCCTCGAGGTCGACGGAGCGGTGGAGCGCGTGCAGGGGCGGTGGCGTCGGACGCTGCAGGAATGGGCCTACGACGACGCCCGCGCCGAGCGGGTCACGGCGCTCCGGCGTCGCGAGCAGGCGGCGATGCAGGACTACGGACTGACCGAGAGGTGCCGGATGGCGTATCTCCGAGAGCAGCTCGACGATCCGCCTTCCGGGCCGTGTGGGCGCTGCGACAACTGCTCCGGGCGCCGCATGGACCTGACCCTCGACGCTTCGCTGGTGGCTGCCGCGACCGACTACCTGCGCCGGCGGCCGGTCGTCGTGGAGCCACGTCGACGATGGATCGCCGGCGGCTCCGATCGCCGTGGGGCCATACCGGCCGACGTGCAGGTGGGCGAGGGGCGCGCCTTGAGCCGGCTCGGCGACGGCGGCTGGGGCGACGTGGTGCGACGCTCGAAGGACGAGAAGGACCGCTATCCGGACGAGCTGGTCCGGGCGGCTGCTCGGGCTGTGGAGCAGTGGGCGCCGGAGCCTCGGCCGGCATGGCTGACCTGTGTCCCGTCCGCATCGGGGCGCGGTGACCTGTGGGACTTCGCCCAGCGGTTGGCCTCCGAGCTCCGCCTGCCGCTCGAAGACGTCGTCCGGCGCCAACGGCCGTCGCTGCCGCAGAAGGAGATGGCGAACAGTGCGCAGCAGCTGCGCAACGTCAGCGGGGCCTTCGCGCTCGCGGGACCTCCGCCGTCGGGTCCGGTCCTGCTCCTCGACGACACGGTCGACTCCCGATGGACGCTGACGGTCGTCGGCGTCGCCCTGCGCGAGGCTGGCAGCGGTCCCGTCCACCCGTTCGTCCTCGCAAAGGCGTGA
- a CDS encoding DNA-processing protein DprA produces MPPRSDGSLAALLLVQRLVEVDARPLKASEYWSLLERFPDPARLLGLDAAAIAEVGGIGADEAERIARLLEAAPGFAFQMDDLQQGGIRLVASVDPDYPAHLRERLGTTAPPVLHVAGDIALADRQLLGVVGSRDVSPAGAEVVVRAVGQAALHDTGVVAGGAEGVDQIAMQAALGAGAAVVGVLADSLLRATRDPDVRRAISSGRMCLCTPYKPTAGFTVASAMGRNKVVYALSAATFVVAADAERGGTWAGAVEALRHGSAPVLVWTGPGSAAGNAQLVTHGAHPVSTTEALFPLPNPEDRPTPSPTQLGLGL; encoded by the coding sequence ATGCCCCCGCGCTCCGATGGTTCGCTGGCGGCGCTGTTGCTGGTCCAGCGGCTGGTCGAGGTCGATGCCCGGCCTCTCAAGGCGTCGGAGTACTGGTCGCTGCTCGAACGCTTCCCTGATCCGGCGCGCTTGCTGGGCCTCGACGCCGCCGCGATCGCCGAGGTGGGCGGCATCGGTGCCGACGAGGCAGAACGGATCGCCCGGCTGTTGGAGGCCGCCCCGGGGTTCGCCTTCCAGATGGACGACCTGCAACAGGGCGGCATCAGGCTGGTCGCCTCGGTCGATCCCGACTACCCCGCTCACCTGCGCGAACGCCTCGGCACGACGGCACCACCCGTCCTCCACGTCGCTGGCGACATCGCCCTTGCCGACCGGCAGCTGCTCGGTGTCGTCGGCTCGCGCGACGTGAGCCCGGCCGGCGCCGAGGTCGTCGTCCGCGCCGTCGGCCAGGCCGCGCTGCATGACACGGGCGTCGTCGCCGGAGGCGCCGAGGGGGTCGACCAGATCGCCATGCAGGCTGCCCTCGGAGCGGGAGCTGCGGTCGTCGGTGTCCTCGCCGACTCGCTTCTCCGGGCGACCCGCGATCCCGACGTGCGGCGGGCGATCTCGTCGGGCCGGATGTGCCTGTGCACGCCCTACAAGCCGACCGCCGGCTTCACGGTGGCCAGCGCCATGGGCCGCAACAAGGTCGTCTACGCCCTCTCCGCCGCGACGTTCGTCGTCGCGGCCGACGCCGAACGTGGTGGCACATGGGCGGGTGCCGTCGAGGCCTTGCGCCACGGTTCAGCACCGGTCCTCGTCTGGACCGGCCCGGGCAGCGCCGCCGGCAACGCGCAACTCGTCACCCACGGCGCCCACCCCGTCAGCACCACCGAGGCCCTCTTCCCCCTCCCGAACCCCGAGGACCGCCCCACTCCCTCACCGACCCAACTCGGCCTCGGCCTCTGA
- a CDS encoding phosphatidylinositol-specific phospholipase C1-like protein — protein sequence MLSLPLLVGACCAPGDLDCPELRLNDIQVLASHNSYHVEPEPALMSALRGVIGDQANGFEYTHLPLASELDHGVRSIELDVFVDSPAGGHYASPKLVPLLGLAPVDPRMSQPGLKVFHVQEVDFRSSCPTFVSCLQEVKAWSDAHPDHLPIVIQLEPKDDSIGDPVGLGFVDPLPWTTPAFGTLEAEIASVFPASRLIRPADVLGDKATLREAVLADQWPTLSDARGRVMFTLDDTGAERALYRALRPQVRDRLIFAAAAPPDPEAAVVVMNDPFDTAGIQSLVADGYLVRTRADADTVQARTGDTSMRDAALASAAHLVSTDYVVADPRFTSYVVTLPGGGSARCNLLSAPAGCRAAQLTE from the coding sequence ATGCTGTCGTTACCTCTGCTCGTCGGCGCCTGTTGTGCGCCCGGCGACCTCGATTGTCCCGAGCTGCGGCTCAACGACATCCAGGTCCTGGCGAGCCACAACAGCTACCACGTCGAGCCGGAGCCGGCGCTGATGAGCGCCCTGCGAGGGGTGATCGGCGACCAGGCGAACGGGTTCGAGTACACGCACCTGCCGCTGGCGTCGGAGCTGGACCACGGCGTGCGGTCGATCGAGCTCGACGTGTTCGTCGACTCACCGGCGGGCGGCCACTACGCCTCGCCCAAGTTGGTGCCGTTGCTGGGGCTGGCACCGGTCGACCCGCGCATGAGCCAGCCGGGGCTCAAGGTGTTCCATGTCCAGGAGGTGGACTTCCGCTCGTCGTGCCCGACGTTCGTGTCGTGCCTGCAAGAGGTGAAGGCCTGGTCGGACGCCCACCCGGACCACCTGCCGATCGTCATCCAGCTCGAGCCCAAGGACGACTCGATCGGCGACCCGGTGGGCCTCGGCTTCGTCGACCCGCTGCCGTGGACGACTCCGGCGTTCGGCACCCTGGAGGCGGAGATCGCCTCGGTGTTCCCGGCGTCGCGCCTGATCCGGCCGGCCGATGTGCTCGGCGACAAGGCCACGCTGCGTGAGGCGGTGCTCGCCGACCAGTGGCCGACGCTGTCGGACGCCCGGGGCCGCGTGATGTTCACGCTCGACGACACCGGCGCCGAGCGAGCGCTGTACCGGGCGTTGCGACCGCAGGTGCGCGACCGGCTGATCTTCGCCGCGGCCGCTCCGCCCGACCCCGAAGCTGCCGTCGTCGTGATGAACGACCCGTTCGACACGGCCGGGATCCAGTCGTTGGTGGCCGACGGCTACCTCGTCCGTACCCGGGCCGACGCCGACACCGTGCAGGCCCGGACGGGCGACACCTCGATGCGCGACGCCGCCTTGGCCAGCGCCGCTCACCTCGTCTCCACCGACTACGTGGTCGCCGATCCTCGCTTCACCTCCTATGTGGTGACGCTGCCGGGCGGCGGCTCCGCCCGCTGCAACCTTCTCTCCGCTCCGGCCGGCTGCCGCGCGGCCCAACTCACCGAGTAG
- a CDS encoding Ku protein, with amino-acid sequence MPRAIWSGAVSFGLVSIPVKLYNAVSRKSVSFNQIDSRTGARIRYKKVSDADGEEVPSEAIVKGYQLSSGDYVLLDDAELGSLDPEASRTVEIEQFVDLTEIDPIFYDAAYYAAPDKAARKPYALLVQAMEEQQRVAIARFVMRSKQYLAVLRADDGVLVLSTMVYADEVNDPAELAELDGVEDADVSERELTMARQLVDSLTEPFDADRFKDDYRIRVHDLIERKAAGEELVAPPAAATEEKLVDLMAALEESVRDAKEARGRHPTAKPPAEAAKARKKADEKAPAKRKSA; translated from the coding sequence ATGCCTCGCGCAATTTGGAGCGGTGCGGTCAGCTTCGGGCTCGTCTCGATCCCGGTGAAGCTCTACAACGCCGTGTCACGCAAGAGCGTGTCGTTCAACCAGATCGACAGCCGCACGGGTGCGCGCATCCGCTACAAGAAGGTGTCCGACGCCGACGGCGAAGAGGTGCCGTCGGAGGCCATCGTCAAGGGCTACCAGCTCTCCAGCGGCGACTACGTGCTCCTCGACGACGCCGAGCTGGGGTCGCTCGACCCCGAGGCCAGCCGCACCGTCGAGATCGAGCAGTTCGTCGACCTCACCGAGATCGACCCGATCTTCTACGACGCCGCCTACTACGCCGCCCCCGACAAGGCCGCCCGCAAGCCCTACGCCCTGCTGGTGCAGGCCATGGAGGAGCAGCAGCGGGTGGCGATCGCCCGGTTCGTGATGCGGTCGAAGCAGTACCTGGCGGTGCTGCGGGCCGACGACGGCGTGCTGGTGCTGTCGACGATGGTCTACGCCGACGAGGTGAACGACCCGGCCGAGCTGGCAGAGCTCGACGGCGTCGAGGACGCCGACGTGTCCGAGCGGGAGCTCACGATGGCCCGCCAGCTGGTCGACTCGCTCACCGAGCCGTTCGACGCCGACCGCTTCAAGGACGACTACCGCATCCGGGTGCACGACCTCATCGAACGCAAGGCCGCCGGCGAAGAGCTGGTCGCCCCACCCGCCGCCGCCACCGAGGAGAAGCTCGTCGACCTCATGGCGGCGCTCGAGGAGAGTGTCCGCGATGCGAAGGAGGCCCGCGGGCGCCACCCTACGGCCAAGCCGCCGGCTGAGGCGGCGAAGGCCCGCAAGAAGGCGGACGAGAAGGCTCCCGCCAAGCGCAAGTCGGCCTAG
- the ligD gene encoding non-homologous end-joining DNA ligase produces the protein MPMVEVEGRRLKLSNLDKVLYPETGTTKAEVIDYYARVAPVMVPHVRNRGVTLRRFPDGVEGNSFFEKRCPSHRPDWLSTVLGPGDRRGGIDYCCLDSTPALVWAANMAGLEIHAPMAYGDDIDSPAICVFDLDPGAPAAIRECAEVALDIRHALDGLGLEAFPKTSGSKGMQVYVPLNSPHTHEQCSAFAQAIAQLLERAAPDAVTSTMAKAVRPGKIFVDWSQNSRHKTTVAVYSLRARPQPTVSTPLSWDEVEAGSSGKDPLVFLMADVLARVDAHGDLFAPVATMEQHLPKIA, from the coding sequence ATGCCGATGGTCGAGGTTGAGGGGCGGCGCCTCAAGCTGTCGAACCTCGACAAGGTCCTCTATCCCGAGACGGGGACCACGAAGGCCGAGGTCATCGACTACTACGCCCGCGTCGCTCCCGTGATGGTGCCGCACGTGCGGAACCGGGGGGTCACGCTGCGGCGCTTCCCCGACGGCGTCGAGGGCAACTCGTTCTTCGAGAAGCGCTGCCCGTCGCACCGGCCCGACTGGCTGTCGACGGTCCTCGGCCCGGGCGACCGGCGGGGCGGCATCGACTACTGCTGCCTCGACTCGACGCCCGCCCTGGTGTGGGCCGCCAACATGGCAGGCCTGGAGATCCACGCCCCCATGGCCTACGGCGACGACATCGACTCACCGGCGATCTGCGTGTTCGACCTCGACCCGGGCGCCCCCGCCGCCATCCGGGAGTGCGCGGAGGTGGCCCTCGACATCCGCCACGCCCTCGACGGCCTCGGCCTGGAGGCGTTCCCCAAGACGTCGGGGTCGAAGGGCATGCAGGTCTACGTGCCGCTGAACTCGCCCCACACCCACGAGCAGTGCAGCGCCTTCGCCCAGGCGATCGCCCAGCTGCTGGAGCGGGCGGCGCCCGATGCGGTCACCTCGACCATGGCCAAGGCCGTCCGGCCCGGCAAGATCTTCGTCGACTGGAGCCAGAACAGCCGGCACAAGACGACCGTGGCCGTCTACTCGCTCCGGGCCCGCCCGCAGCCCACGGTGTCGACACCGTTGAGCTGGGACGAGGTCGAGGCCGGATCGTCGGGCAAGGACCCACTGGTGTTCCTGATGGCCGACGTCCTCGCCCGTGTCGACGCCCACGGCGACCTCTTCGCCCCCGTCGCCACGATGGAACAGCACCTCCCCAAGATCGCCTGA
- a CDS encoding TlpA disulfide reductase family protein — translation MSLSNPTLLTGDDGHTRATTLPVIAIGAVIAAALLALLVSLLRGEDAVDTEFDSALATVEGRRLAELPEDAGTDPAVGRLAPTLLGEDLEGNDVALPTAGRPTVVLFVAHWCPHCQAEVPVVQQWLEAGRKPSGVDLRTVATAMDQTRPNYPTSDWLDDEGWTSPVIADGDNHAASAYGLSAFPFWVALDADGKVVQRVTGELTPAQIDALFATAAASTPTPPAAFAPG, via the coding sequence GTGAGCCTGAGCAACCCGACCCTGCTGACCGGCGACGACGGCCACACCCGCGCCACCACGCTGCCGGTGATCGCCATCGGCGCCGTCATCGCCGCCGCGCTGCTGGCTCTGCTGGTGTCGTTGCTCCGGGGCGAGGACGCGGTGGACACCGAGTTCGACTCGGCCCTCGCCACGGTGGAGGGGAGGCGCCTGGCCGAGCTGCCCGAGGACGCTGGCACCGATCCCGCCGTCGGGCGGCTCGCCCCCACGCTGCTCGGCGAGGACCTCGAGGGCAACGACGTGGCCCTCCCCACCGCGGGGCGGCCGACCGTCGTCCTCTTCGTGGCCCACTGGTGCCCGCACTGCCAGGCCGAGGTGCCGGTGGTGCAGCAGTGGCTCGAGGCCGGGCGCAAGCCCTCGGGCGTCGACCTGCGGACGGTCGCCACGGCGATGGACCAGACCCGGCCCAACTACCCGACCTCCGACTGGCTCGACGACGAGGGGTGGACATCCCCGGTGATCGCCGACGGCGACAACCACGCCGCCTCCGCCTACGGGCTCTCGGCGTTCCCCTTCTGGGTCGCCCTCGACGCCGACGGCAAGGTGGTCCAACGCGTCACCGGCGAGCTGACCCCCGCCCAGATCGACGCGCTCTTCGCCACCGCCGCCGCGTCGACCCCGACGCCTCCCGCCGCCTTCGCCCCCGGCTGA
- the metH gene encoding methionine synthase, with amino-acid sequence MDLVRERVVVYDGAFGTFVQTLGLTADDFGGPQFEGCNELLCITRPDVIAAMHDSMFQAGADVVETASFGSFSVPLGEYDIPERAHELSLASARIAREVADGYGGLVAGSMGPGTKSPSLGQIGFVELRDAYEEMVRGLLEGGVDVLVTETHFDLLALKASVIGARRAMAAVGREVPIQVQVTMEQTGTMLLGTEIGAALGAIDALRPDVVGLNCATGPTEMHEHVRHLSQSSRLPIAVLPNMGLPSVVDGKMHYDLTPEEFVEHQTRFVTELGVQVVGGCCGSTADHIRQLADVAKDLTPAPRPARHEDGATSIFSFVPFHQDASFLIIGERTNANGSKKFRDLMLDGDWDACVKIARDQEKEGAHVLDVCVDYVGRDGTADMDALASRFSTQVTVPLVFDSTEPQVIEAGLQHCGGRAILNSANLEDGEAPGSRFDRICSLAKEYGAAIVCMLIDEEGQARDVEWKLRIAHRIHDLATQRYGLEAGDLIFDALTFPLSTGDDDLRRDAMNTIEAIRRIKTELPGVYTTLGVSNVSFGLSPAARHALNSVFLHECVQAGLDSAIVHAARIMPLNKIPEEQVNVCRDLVYDRRDPSTGYDPLTELLDVFADVKVADQVKEDRTGWPVNERLKHRIIDGDREGLVVDLDAALAEGTTPLAIINEVLLSGMKVVGELFGSGQMQLPFVLQSAETMKASVAYLEPMMEKDEAGGGKGRIVLATVKGDVHDIGKNLVDIILTNNGYEVHNLGIKVSIADMIDKVREVKADAIGMSGLLVKSTLIMRDNLEELNSRDLAGIPVLLGGAALTRSYVERDLRDVYEGRLFYGKDAFEGLHVMDKLGAIKRGAESDDPDWGRVPSESRVPSRSSLGLGDKPEPSTEDLPPRSPDVLTDNEVFAPPFVGARVVKGLPLDDIAGYINETAIFRNQWGFRPEKDAAGKPESDDEFKTRLRSTLRDEMAKAKADGLLVPQLVYGYFPANSDGNDLVIWTDELRSEERMRFSYPRQTKAPYLCIADFFRPAESPDVDYAAFHIVTMGPAISERTAKLFAGDRYQEYLLLHGLGVEMAEALAEYWHRRIREEWGFADEDGPSLAGLFKQQYRGGRYSWGYPACPDLEDNEKVLALLGGERIGLECNEDTGFQYQPEQSTSALICHHPQAKYFVAR; translated from the coding sequence ATGGACCTCGTGCGCGAGCGGGTCGTCGTCTACGACGGTGCCTTCGGAACTTTCGTGCAGACCCTCGGCCTCACCGCTGACGACTTCGGTGGCCCCCAGTTTGAGGGCTGCAACGAGTTGCTGTGCATCACCCGCCCCGACGTGATCGCGGCGATGCACGACAGCATGTTCCAGGCCGGCGCCGACGTGGTCGAGACCGCCAGCTTCGGGTCGTTCTCCGTACCGCTGGGCGAGTACGACATCCCGGAGCGCGCCCACGAGCTGAGCCTCGCCTCGGCCCGCATCGCCCGTGAGGTGGCCGACGGCTACGGCGGCCTGGTCGCCGGGTCGATGGGCCCGGGCACGAAGTCGCCGTCGCTGGGCCAGATCGGCTTCGTCGAGCTGCGCGACGCCTACGAGGAGATGGTCCGGGGCCTGCTCGAGGGCGGCGTCGACGTCCTCGTCACCGAGACCCACTTCGACCTGCTGGCCCTCAAGGCATCGGTCATCGGCGCCCGCCGCGCCATGGCTGCCGTCGGCCGTGAGGTCCCCATCCAGGTGCAGGTCACCATGGAGCAGACCGGCACCATGCTGCTGGGCACCGAGATCGGGGCGGCGCTCGGCGCCATCGACGCGCTGCGTCCCGACGTCGTCGGCCTCAACTGCGCCACCGGTCCCACCGAGATGCACGAGCACGTGCGCCACCTCTCGCAGAGCAGCCGCCTCCCCATCGCCGTGCTGCCCAACATGGGCCTGCCGTCGGTGGTCGACGGCAAGATGCACTACGACCTCACGCCCGAGGAGTTCGTCGAGCACCAGACCCGGTTCGTCACCGAGCTGGGCGTGCAGGTCGTCGGCGGCTGCTGCGGCTCCACCGCCGACCACATCCGCCAGCTGGCGGATGTCGCCAAGGACCTGACGCCCGCGCCCCGCCCCGCCCGGCACGAGGACGGCGCCACGTCGATCTTCAGCTTCGTGCCCTTCCACCAGGACGCCAGCTTCCTGATCATCGGCGAGCGCACCAACGCCAACGGCTCCAAGAAGTTCCGGGACCTGATGCTCGACGGCGACTGGGACGCGTGCGTGAAGATCGCCCGCGACCAGGAGAAGGAAGGCGCCCACGTGCTCGACGTGTGCGTCGACTACGTCGGCCGCGACGGCACCGCCGACATGGATGCCCTGGCCAGCCGCTTCTCCACCCAGGTCACGGTGCCGCTGGTGTTCGACAGCACCGAGCCGCAGGTCATCGAGGCCGGGCTGCAGCACTGCGGCGGCCGCGCCATCCTCAACTCCGCCAACCTGGAGGACGGCGAGGCGCCCGGCAGCCGCTTCGACCGGATCTGCTCGCTGGCCAAGGAGTACGGCGCCGCGATCGTGTGCATGCTGATCGACGAGGAGGGCCAGGCCCGCGACGTCGAGTGGAAGCTGCGCATCGCCCACCGCATCCACGACCTGGCCACCCAGCGCTACGGCCTGGAGGCGGGCGACCTGATCTTCGACGCCCTCACGTTCCCGCTGTCCACCGGCGACGACGACCTGCGCCGCGACGCCATGAACACCATCGAGGCCATCCGGCGCATCAAGACCGAGCTGCCCGGCGTCTACACCACGCTCGGCGTCTCCAACGTGAGCTTCGGCCTCTCGCCCGCGGCCCGCCACGCGCTCAACTCGGTGTTCCTCCACGAGTGCGTGCAGGCGGGGCTCGACTCGGCGATCGTCCACGCGGCCCGGATCATGCCGCTCAACAAGATCCCCGAGGAGCAGGTCAACGTCTGCCGGGACCTGGTCTACGACCGGCGCGACCCGTCGACGGGGTACGACCCCCTCACCGAACTGCTCGACGTGTTCGCCGACGTGAAGGTCGCCGACCAGGTGAAGGAGGACCGGACCGGGTGGCCGGTCAACGAGCGCCTCAAGCACCGCATCATCGACGGCGACCGCGAGGGCCTCGTCGTCGACCTCGACGCCGCGCTGGCCGAGGGCACCACCCCGCTGGCCATCATCAACGAGGTGCTGCTGTCGGGCATGAAGGTGGTGGGCGAGCTGTTCGGGTCCGGGCAGATGCAGCTGCCGTTCGTGCTGCAGTCGGCCGAGACCATGAAGGCCTCCGTCGCCTACCTGGAACCCATGATGGAGAAGGACGAAGCGGGCGGCGGCAAGGGGCGCATCGTGCTGGCCACCGTCAAGGGCGACGTCCACGACATCGGCAAGAACCTGGTCGACATCATCCTCACCAACAACGGCTACGAGGTGCACAACCTCGGCATCAAGGTGTCGATCGCCGACATGATCGACAAGGTCCGCGAGGTGAAGGCCGACGCGATCGGCATGTCGGGCCTGCTGGTGAAGTCGACGCTGATCATGCGCGACAACCTCGAGGAGCTCAACAGCCGCGACCTGGCCGGCATCCCGGTGCTGCTGGGCGGCGCCGCGCTCACCCGGTCGTACGTCGAGCGCGACCTCCGCGACGTGTACGAGGGCCGGCTCTTCTACGGCAAGGACGCCTTCGAGGGCCTCCACGTGATGGACAAGCTGGGCGCCATCAAGCGCGGCGCCGAGTCCGACGATCCCGACTGGGGCCGGGTGCCGTCGGAGTCACGGGTGCCGTCACGGTCGTCCCTGGGCCTCGGGGACAAACCCGAGCCGTCGACCGAGGACCTGCCGCCCCGATCGCCCGACGTGCTCACCGACAACGAGGTGTTCGCCCCGCCGTTCGTGGGCGCCCGCGTGGTCAAGGGCCTGCCCCTCGACGACATCGCCGGCTACATCAACGAGACCGCGATCTTCCGCAACCAGTGGGGCTTCCGTCCCGAGAAGGACGCCGCCGGCAAGCCCGAGTCCGACGACGAGTTCAAGACCCGCCTCCGGTCGACGCTGCGCGACGAGATGGCCAAGGCCAAGGCCGACGGCCTGCTGGTGCCCCAGCTGGTCTACGGCTACTTCCCGGCCAACAGCGACGGGAACGACCTGGTCATCTGGACCGACGAGCTCCGCAGCGAGGAGCGCATGCGCTTCTCGTACCCGAGGCAGACGAAGGCGCCGTACCTGTGCATCGCCGACTTCTTCCGGCCCGCCGAGAGCCCCGACGTCGACTACGCCGCCTTCCACATCGTCACGATGGGACCGGCCATCTCGGAGCGCACCGCCAAGCTGTTCGCCGGCGACCGCTACCAGGAGTACCTGCTGCTCCACGGGCTCGGCGTCGAGATGGCCGAGGCGCTGGCCGAGTACTGGCACCGGCGCATCCGGGAGGAGTGGGGCTTCGCCGACGAGGACGGGCCGTCGCTGGCGGGGCTGTTCAAGCAGCAGTACCGCGGCGGCCGGTACTCGTGGGGCTACCCGGCCTGCCCGGACCTCGAGGACAACGAGAAGGTGCTGGCCCTGCTGGGCGGCGAGCGCATCGGCCTGGAGTGCAACGAGGACACGGGCTTCCAGTACCAGCCGGAGCAGTCGACCTCGGCCCTGATCTGCCACCACCCCCAGGCGAAGTACTTCGTCGCCCGGTAG